GGCCGTATTTTGCCATAAAATTTATTAATTCTGGAATGGTTTTTTCGGCGGCACAGATCAAGTCCCCCTCATTTTCGCGTCCCGGATCGTCAATGACAATTATCATCTTACCGCGTTTAATATCATTTATAGCGCTTTCAATAGATGAAAAACCTTTTCTCTTCATATTTTTTTACTCCGTTAGAGAATGCCTCCGGTTCCAGTCGAAGGATTGAAATCATACTGTTAGATGGCGGTTTAATACTCCATCTTTATTCGCTCACCTCGTTAGAAATTTTAGCTAGCTTAGATATACGGTTAAGCCCCTGTCTGAATCAACGTTTCAGCCAACAATTTCTAACGGGGCGAAGTGCCCGTTGCCCGCCCACCGGCGAGGCAGGTCTCTAACGGGGTTTACTCCGAAATGAACCCGCTTATATAGAGTTTTTCCTTTGTTAAAGTTGTTTTTGAATTCTCATTAGATATTTTTTCAGAATATTTCGCCATCATATCGGTCTCAATATTTATTAAGTCGCCAACTTTTTTATTATTAAAAGTTGTTTTTTCCATTGTATGAGGAACAATAGATACCGAAAAACATTCATTTTCACTTTTAACTATGGTTAAGGAAACTCCGTCAACGGTAATTGAACCTTTATTTACAACATATTTATTTAGTTCTTTTGGCAAAGATATTTCAAATACGGAAGAATTATCTTCTTTTTTTATTGATTTTATTTTGCTTGCGGTTTCGATGTGTCCCGTAATAAAATGACCGCCCAATCTATCTCCGATTTTTACAGCGCGTTCTAAATTTACCTTTGAGCCAATCTTTAATTTGCCTATGTTTGTTTTTGAAGAGGTTTCCGGGCTGAAATCGAAAACAATAACAGAGAAATCTTTACTTCGTCGCACTTCAATTACTGTTAGACAAACTCCATTGACTGAAATGCTATCTCCGATTTTAATATCGTCAAGTTTCGTTTCAACCGATAATTTTCCTGACGAAATTTTTCTAATTTTTCCTATATCTTCAATTATTCCTGTAAACATATTAAATTCCCATTTCCTTGTCATCCCCGCGCTGTTGGACCTCGTTCAAAGAACGAGGATGCACTGTAATCGGAGATCCATTCTGTTTATTAGAAGATTAGATTCCCGATAAAAACATTCAGGAATGACCATTTCATAATTATTTTATTCTTCCTTCGATCAAAATATCCGTTCCAATTTTTCTTATTTTGAGGTTTTTTATTTTAAGAGCATCTTTAATTTTAGATATACCTAATCCCTCAACTGGAGTTCTGGCATCTCTGCCGCCAATAATTTTAGGAGCAACAAAAACATAAATCTTATTCACTACTCCATCATTTAATGCATTGGCGATTGTTTCCCCGCCGCCTTCTATTAGGATTTTTCTGATGGAAATATCAGAAAGTTTTTCAATAATCCACTTAAAAGGTATCCTCCCCCTGTTTCCACCCCGTAGGTGGAAAGATTCCCCCTGTTTCCACCCCGTAGGTGGAAACGGCAATAAAATTGCCTTTTTTTGCAGTCTTATTATTTTATTTTTGATTATAGAAGTTATGGCATTGGAATAAATCAGTATAATTGGTGATTTCTTGTCATTCAACACTCTGCAGTTTTCATGTATTCTTAGGTTGGGGTCTATTATTACTCGTATTGGATTTTTACCCGCTCCATGGCTCGTAAGTTCGGGATTGTCTTTAAGGATAGTATTTATTCCTACCAAAACGGCATCAGATTGACTTCTTAGCTTATGAACAATTTTCCTGGATTTTTCGCTTGTAATCCATTTGGAATCGCCAGTTTTGGTGGCAATCTTGCCATCTAGCGACATAGCAGTTTTAACAGCAATACTGAACTTATTCTTAAATGAAGCACAATATTTCTCATTTAATTTACAAGCTTTTTTAAATAATATATGATTTATCACTTTAACTTTATTTTTTTTCAATATTTTAATACCTTGGTATCTATTTTTGGGATTAACATCAGCCATAGCGCAAACTACCTGCCTAATGCCTGAATTAATAATTTTTGTTGTGCAGGGTGGTGTTTTTCCCCATTTACTGCAAGGCTCCAAATTAACATACAAAGTAGCCCCTTTAGCATCACTACCCGCATTATCTAGAGCATTTACTTCGGCATGCGGCCCGCCAAAGTACTCATGGTGCCCTTTACCGACAATTTTGTTACCTTTTACAACTATAGCTCCAACCAGAGGATTGGGTTCTACTTTTCCTTTGCCTTTTTTAGCAAGGTCAAGAGCTATTTGCATGAATTTTTTACGTAGTTTGCTCATAGTTTGCTCTATTTTAGCGTTGAAATTGAATAATATTTCTAAAATCCGCCGAAAGTTGAGCATTATAGCGGGTATTTTAGCTTTCGTAAAAACAAAAAACCCGAAGCAGAAATCTCCGGGTTACAAAATCTAAAGGTTTGCAATAAATTGTACAAACCCCTATTATTCTCCTTCCTTCCGGACTATACCGTCGGCACTCGATTTTCACGAGTTCAGCCCGCCCAATTGCAAAGCTTTTGGCGGGGTCGTAGGCTACCTTTTTGTAGGTTCACTACCGATTGGGAATTACACCCAACCCCGAAGAATATTTCTATTAAGTTGATTGTAATTTAACCATATTATCAGAATTTTGTCAAGAAGATTCGCTTGGAGGTCTGGTTTTCCAACGTCTATGGACCCAATAATAATGGTCAGGATATTTGCGAACATAATTTTCTAGCATAGTTGTATACGCCTGTGTATAGTTCTGAATATCTTTTTCTTCATCTCCAGTAAGTAGTGGTTTGGGAACATATTCAAATGATGCAATAAACTTATCAT
This genomic interval from Elusimicrobiota bacterium contains the following:
- a CDS encoding riboflavin synthase; amino-acid sequence: MFTGIIEDIGKIRKISSGKLSVETKLDDIKIGDSISVNGVCLTVIEVRRSKDFSVIVFDFSPETSSKTNIGKLKIGSKVNLERAVKIGDRLGGHFITGHIETASKIKSIKKEDNSSVFEISLPKELNKYVVNKGSITVDGVSLTIVKSENECFSVSIVPHTMEKTTFNNKKVGDLINIETDMMAKYSEKISNENSKTTLTKEKLYISGFISE
- the ribD gene encoding bifunctional diaminohydroxyphosphoribosylaminopyrimidine deaminase/5-amino-6-(5-phosphoribosylamino)uracil reductase RibD, which gives rise to MSKLRKKFMQIALDLAKKGKGKVEPNPLVGAIVVKGNKIVGKGHHEYFGGPHAEVNALDNAGSDAKGATLYVNLEPCSKWGKTPPCTTKIINSGIRQVVCAMADVNPKNRYQGIKILKKNKVKVINHILFKKACKLNEKYCASFKNKFSIAVKTAMSLDGKIATKTGDSKWITSEKSRKIVHKLRSQSDAVLVGINTILKDNPELTSHGAGKNPIRVIIDPNLRIHENCRVLNDKKSPIILIYSNAITSIIKNKIIRLQKKAILLPFPPTGWKQGESFHLRGGNRGRIPFKWIIEKLSDISIRKILIEGGGETIANALNDGVVNKIYVFVAPKIIGGRDARTPVEGLGISKIKDALKIKNLKIRKIGTDILIEGRIK